In Tachysurus fulvidraco isolate hzauxx_2018 chromosome 1, HZAU_PFXX_2.0, whole genome shotgun sequence, a single window of DNA contains:
- the LOC113657018 gene encoding R3H domain-containing protein 2 isoform X10, whose amino-acid sequence MRMSEVALEERGFDTMKVLESDVPPEPHSPAHEHNAAHEHNATHTQHQDHTQNKCVQEQSCADLSNQTQPSTTTGQPMRRSKSNAKVKLVRSLAVCEESSPPTISEPSHQDKIHLQLSQASEKEEAASGDEEHVEKSPEKTERADKAPRRSLSRDPSQEYTDSTGIDLHEFLVNTLKNNPRDRMMLLKLEQDILDFIGNNESHKRKFPPMTSYHRMLLHRVAAYFGLEHNVDQSGKSVIINKTSNTRIPDQKFSEHIKDDKTDDFQKRYILKRDSLSLDQEDGRLRMRLKDDRRSKSIEEREEEYQRARERIFAQDGQDHFQLDKRMQEDMGYISSHQKRQIFRLRDSSSENEPRSLEPRPWSSTDSDSSHRNGRPAITKASSFSSISVLIRRDSTASSRSTGRLSKTGQPFTNPDGSAVVYNPGLTSQQGRGQQPMAPPPPPPQHQPTNHVVTQQDSLGNQFSQLSLAPSEVPDHQTGVFSHSMVLQNQAPTGYVLQPGQHVSVPTYPPPTQSIQQQGYIQQPVQQMSACYCAPGQYPHSTQHYRPVTPVHYSGPQSQPLPPQQPGYQTVMPSQAPNYQGMMGAQQPQSQSLVSNQPGITNQIQGMVVQYPPMPHYQGSQNVLQPAYQQQLVVQGPTNQTQMPSASMQVYYSVLPPSQHSTVSSTVGFLPPPGSEQMQFPRATSPCGSQPIPAQQCTGVPPAPPGGSGVLMMQLSMPPPPPATTQWKQNKYYSLDQQHQHHGSKPSELGLVDASQVRSHQNSPQLTSPAPSPAHSPGPPHLANLKGIHPGLAPLPIMHQFSRPFLQGDGRYPLLGQPLQYSHPIRPPLMHGSHLVNHHYHHHHQGPMGIRHGGRGRRPTKKSLSTDSNTGEIATGRVLEVTDLPAGISRAEADSLLAELGKAGALIKWLPEQSQHPQRSDSSVTADTSAMTPRDLASTYTILATFPSKQAAQSALLKLNTSIGAFRLKAIQRAGSQ is encoded by the exons ATGAGAATGTCTGAAGTTGCGCTGGAGGAAAGAGGCTTCGACACGATGAAAGTCTTAGAGAGTGACGTCCCTCCCGAACCGCACAGCCCCGCACACGAACACAACGCCGCACACGAACACAAcgccacacacacgcagcaccaagatcacacacaaaacaagtgTGTGCAAGAACAGAGCTGCGCGGACCTCAGTAACCAAACACAG CCGTCCACCACAACGGGACAGCCGATGAGACGCTCCAAG TCAAACGCAAAAGTTAAGTTAGTCCGGAGTTTGGCGGTGTGTGAAGAATCGTCGCCACCCACAATCTCAGAGCCGTCACACCAG GATAAGATCCATTTGCAGCTCAGCCAGGCTTCGGAGAAAGAGGAAGCTGCCAGCGGGGATGAAGAGCACGTCGAGAAGAGCCCGGAAAAGACAGAGCGAGCCGACAAAGCGCCAAGAAGATCACTGtcgagag acccCAGTCAGGAGTACACTGACTCCACAGGCATCGATCTCCATGAATTTCTGGTCAACACACTGAAGAATAATCCTCG GGACCGAATGATGCTGCTGAAGCTGGAGCAGGACATTCTGGACTTCATCGGTAACAATGA GTCCCACAAGAGGAAGTTCCCCCCAATGACATCATACCACCGGATGCTGCTGCACAGAGTGGCGGCGTATTTCGGCCTGGAACACAACGTGGACCAGAGCGGCAAATCGGTCATCATCAACAAAACCAGCAATACCAGGAT ACCTGATCAGAAGTTCTCCGAGCACATAAAAGACGACAAAACCGACGATTTCCAAAAGCGCTACATCCTGAAGAGGGACAGCTTGAGTCTAGACCAGGAGGATGGAAGG CTAAGGATGCGCCTGAAGGACGACCGGAGGAGCAAATCCAtcgaggagagagaggaagagtaccaaagagcgagagagcgaatCTTCGCTCAGGAT GGTCAGGATCATTTCCAGCTTGATAAAAG GATGCAGGAGGATATGGGTTACATTAGCAGCCACCAGAAACGGCAAATCTTCAG gttgAGGGACAGCAGCTCGGAGAACGAGCCGAGAAGCCTGGAGCCTCGGCCGTGGAGCAGCACAGACTCGGACAGCTCGCACAGAAACGGCAGACCGGCCATCACTAAAGCCAGCAGCTTCAGCAGCATCAGCGTGTTGATACGCAGAGACAGCACTGCTAGCAGCAGGAGCACTGGGAGACTGTCTAAaacgg GTCAGCCGTTCACCAACCCTGACGGCAGCGCTGTGGTCTACAACCCTGGCTTGACATCACAGCAGGGGAGGGGCCAGCAGCCCATGGCTCCGCCTCCTCCGCCTCCACAGCACCAGCCAACCAATCATGTTGTGACTCAG cagGACAGTCTGGGGAACCAGTTCAGCCAGTTAAGCCTGGCACCCAGCGAAGTGCCAGACCACCAGACGGGCGTCTTTTCCCACTCCATGGTGCTCCAGAATCAGGCCCCCACCGGCTACGTGCTCCAGCCTGGTCAGCATGTCTCTGTGCCCACGTACCCACCACCTACACAAAGCATCCAGCAGCAGGGATACATCCAGCAGCCTGTGCagcag aTGTCAGCGTGTTACTGCGCTCCTGGTCAGTATCCCCACTCGACCCAGCACTACAGACCAGTCACCCCAGTACACTACAGCGGCCCCCAGAGTCAACCACTACCACCACAacaaccag GTTATCAGACAGTCATGCCCAGTCAAGCTCCCAACTACCAAGGCATGATGGGAGCTCAGCAGCCTCAGAGCCAATCACTGGTCAGTAACCAGCCTGGgataaccaatcagattcagggCATGGTGGTGCAGTACCCGCCCATGCCGCACTATCAG ggctcGCAGAATGTTCTTCAGCCAGCCTATCAGCAGCAACTGGTTGTGCAGGGACCGACCAATCAGACACAGATGCCCTCAGCCAGCATGCAGGTGTACTACAGTGTGCTGCCCCCAAGCCAACACTCCACTGTtag CTCCACCGTGGGCTTCCTGCCACCTCCGGGTTCCGAGCAGATGCAGTTCCCCAGGGCCAcctctccctgtggctctcaACCGATCCCAGCGCAGCAGTGCACAG GTGTGCCTCCAGCACCCCCTGGTGGTAGCGGTGTGCTGATGATGCAGCTGAGTATGCCTCCTCCGCCTCCTGCCACCACCCAGTGGAAACAGAACAAATACTACAGCCTGGACCAGCAGCATCAGCACCATGGCTCCAAGCCGTCAGAGCTGGGCCTGGTCGACGCATCACAGGTCCGTTCACATCAG aacAGTCCTCAGCTGACCAGCCCCGCCCCTTCTCCTGCCCACTCTCCTGGTCCGCCCCATCTGGCCAATCTAAAGGGAATCCATCCTGGTCTCGCCCCTCTTCCAATAATGCATCAGTTCTCTCGACCCTTCCTTCAAG GTGATGGCAGGTATCCCTTACTCGGACAGCCTCTACAGTACAGCCATCCCATCCGACCTCCTCTAATGCACGGCTCTCATCTGGTCAACCACCactaccatcatcaccatcag GGTCCTATGGGAATCCGTCATGGGGGGCGTGGCCGAAGACCGACAAAGAAATCACTGTCCACTGATAGTAACACAGGGGAGATAG CTACCGGTCGTGTTCTGGAGGTGACGGACCTGCCAGCAGGCATCAGCCGTGCCGAGGCCGACTCTCTGCTGGCAGAGCTGGGCAAGGCAGGCGCTCTGATCAAATGGCTGCCGGAGCAGTCGCAGCATCCCCAGCGCTCAGACAGCTCCGTGACCGCCGACACCTCGGCCATGACCCCACGTGACCTCGCCTCTACCTACACTATCCTGGCCACCTTCCCATCAAAGCAAGCGGCGCAGAGCGCGCTGCTAAAACTCAACACCTCCATCGGCGCGTTTAGACTCAAGGCCATTCAGAGGGCTGGCTCTCAGTGA
- the LOC113657018 gene encoding R3H domain-containing protein 2 isoform X11, which translates to MRMSEVALEERGFDTMKVLESDVPPEPHSPAHEHNAAHEHNATHTQHQDHTQNKCVQEQSCADLSNQTQPSTTTGQPMRRSKSNAKVKLVRSLAVCEESSPPTISEPSHQDKIHLQLSQASEKEEAASGDEEHVEKSPEKTERADKAPRRSLSRDPSQEYTDSTGIDLHEFLVNTLKNNPRDRMMLLKLEQDILDFIGNNESHKRKFPPMTSYHRMLLHRVAAYFGLEHNVDQSGKSVIINKTSNTRIPDQKFSEHIKDDKTDDFQKRYILKRDSLSLDQEDGRLRMRLKDDRRSKSIEEREEEYQRARERIFAQDGQDHFQLDKRMQEDMGYISSHQKRQIFRLRDSSSENEPRSLEPRPWSSTDSDSSHRNGRPAITKASSFSSISVLIRRDSTASSRSTGRLSKTGQPFTNPDGSAVVYNPGLTSQQGRGQQPMAPPPPPPQHQPTNHVVTQDSLGNQFSQLSLAPSEVPDHQTGVFSHSMVLQNQAPTGYVLQPGQHVSVPTYPPPTQSIQQQGYIQQPVQQMSACYCAPGQYPHSTQHYRPVTPVHYSGPQSQPLPPQQPGYQTVMPSQAPNYQGMMGAQQPQSQSLVSNQPGITNQIQGMVVQYPPMPHYQGSQNVLQPAYQQQLVVQGPTNQTQMPSASMQVYYSVLPPSQHSTVSSTVGFLPPPGSEQMQFPRATSPCGSQPIPAQQCTGVPPAPPGGSGVLMMQLSMPPPPPATTQWKQNKYYSLDQQHQHHGSKPSELGLVDASQVRSHQNSPQLTSPAPSPAHSPGPPHLANLKGIHPGLAPLPIMHQFSRPFLQGDGRYPLLGQPLQYSHPIRPPLMHGSHLVNHHYHHHHQGPMGIRHGGRGRRPTKKSLSTDSNTGEIATGRVLEVTDLPAGISRAEADSLLAELGKAGALIKWLPEQSQHPQRSDSSVTADTSAMTPRDLASTYTILATFPSKQAAQSALLKLNTSIGAFRLKAIQRAGSQ; encoded by the exons ATGAGAATGTCTGAAGTTGCGCTGGAGGAAAGAGGCTTCGACACGATGAAAGTCTTAGAGAGTGACGTCCCTCCCGAACCGCACAGCCCCGCACACGAACACAACGCCGCACACGAACACAAcgccacacacacgcagcaccaagatcacacacaaaacaagtgTGTGCAAGAACAGAGCTGCGCGGACCTCAGTAACCAAACACAG CCGTCCACCACAACGGGACAGCCGATGAGACGCTCCAAG TCAAACGCAAAAGTTAAGTTAGTCCGGAGTTTGGCGGTGTGTGAAGAATCGTCGCCACCCACAATCTCAGAGCCGTCACACCAG GATAAGATCCATTTGCAGCTCAGCCAGGCTTCGGAGAAAGAGGAAGCTGCCAGCGGGGATGAAGAGCACGTCGAGAAGAGCCCGGAAAAGACAGAGCGAGCCGACAAAGCGCCAAGAAGATCACTGtcgagag acccCAGTCAGGAGTACACTGACTCCACAGGCATCGATCTCCATGAATTTCTGGTCAACACACTGAAGAATAATCCTCG GGACCGAATGATGCTGCTGAAGCTGGAGCAGGACATTCTGGACTTCATCGGTAACAATGA GTCCCACAAGAGGAAGTTCCCCCCAATGACATCATACCACCGGATGCTGCTGCACAGAGTGGCGGCGTATTTCGGCCTGGAACACAACGTGGACCAGAGCGGCAAATCGGTCATCATCAACAAAACCAGCAATACCAGGAT ACCTGATCAGAAGTTCTCCGAGCACATAAAAGACGACAAAACCGACGATTTCCAAAAGCGCTACATCCTGAAGAGGGACAGCTTGAGTCTAGACCAGGAGGATGGAAGG CTAAGGATGCGCCTGAAGGACGACCGGAGGAGCAAATCCAtcgaggagagagaggaagagtaccaaagagcgagagagcgaatCTTCGCTCAGGAT GGTCAGGATCATTTCCAGCTTGATAAAAG GATGCAGGAGGATATGGGTTACATTAGCAGCCACCAGAAACGGCAAATCTTCAG gttgAGGGACAGCAGCTCGGAGAACGAGCCGAGAAGCCTGGAGCCTCGGCCGTGGAGCAGCACAGACTCGGACAGCTCGCACAGAAACGGCAGACCGGCCATCACTAAAGCCAGCAGCTTCAGCAGCATCAGCGTGTTGATACGCAGAGACAGCACTGCTAGCAGCAGGAGCACTGGGAGACTGTCTAAaacgg GTCAGCCGTTCACCAACCCTGACGGCAGCGCTGTGGTCTACAACCCTGGCTTGACATCACAGCAGGGGAGGGGCCAGCAGCCCATGGCTCCGCCTCCTCCGCCTCCACAGCACCAGCCAACCAATCATGTTGTGACTCAG GACAGTCTGGGGAACCAGTTCAGCCAGTTAAGCCTGGCACCCAGCGAAGTGCCAGACCACCAGACGGGCGTCTTTTCCCACTCCATGGTGCTCCAGAATCAGGCCCCCACCGGCTACGTGCTCCAGCCTGGTCAGCATGTCTCTGTGCCCACGTACCCACCACCTACACAAAGCATCCAGCAGCAGGGATACATCCAGCAGCCTGTGCagcag aTGTCAGCGTGTTACTGCGCTCCTGGTCAGTATCCCCACTCGACCCAGCACTACAGACCAGTCACCCCAGTACACTACAGCGGCCCCCAGAGTCAACCACTACCACCACAacaaccag GTTATCAGACAGTCATGCCCAGTCAAGCTCCCAACTACCAAGGCATGATGGGAGCTCAGCAGCCTCAGAGCCAATCACTGGTCAGTAACCAGCCTGGgataaccaatcagattcagggCATGGTGGTGCAGTACCCGCCCATGCCGCACTATCAG ggctcGCAGAATGTTCTTCAGCCAGCCTATCAGCAGCAACTGGTTGTGCAGGGACCGACCAATCAGACACAGATGCCCTCAGCCAGCATGCAGGTGTACTACAGTGTGCTGCCCCCAAGCCAACACTCCACTGTtag CTCCACCGTGGGCTTCCTGCCACCTCCGGGTTCCGAGCAGATGCAGTTCCCCAGGGCCAcctctccctgtggctctcaACCGATCCCAGCGCAGCAGTGCACAG GTGTGCCTCCAGCACCCCCTGGTGGTAGCGGTGTGCTGATGATGCAGCTGAGTATGCCTCCTCCGCCTCCTGCCACCACCCAGTGGAAACAGAACAAATACTACAGCCTGGACCAGCAGCATCAGCACCATGGCTCCAAGCCGTCAGAGCTGGGCCTGGTCGACGCATCACAGGTCCGTTCACATCAG aacAGTCCTCAGCTGACCAGCCCCGCCCCTTCTCCTGCCCACTCTCCTGGTCCGCCCCATCTGGCCAATCTAAAGGGAATCCATCCTGGTCTCGCCCCTCTTCCAATAATGCATCAGTTCTCTCGACCCTTCCTTCAAG GTGATGGCAGGTATCCCTTACTCGGACAGCCTCTACAGTACAGCCATCCCATCCGACCTCCTCTAATGCACGGCTCTCATCTGGTCAACCACCactaccatcatcaccatcag GGTCCTATGGGAATCCGTCATGGGGGGCGTGGCCGAAGACCGACAAAGAAATCACTGTCCACTGATAGTAACACAGGGGAGATAG CTACCGGTCGTGTTCTGGAGGTGACGGACCTGCCAGCAGGCATCAGCCGTGCCGAGGCCGACTCTCTGCTGGCAGAGCTGGGCAAGGCAGGCGCTCTGATCAAATGGCTGCCGGAGCAGTCGCAGCATCCCCAGCGCTCAGACAGCTCCGTGACCGCCGACACCTCGGCCATGACCCCACGTGACCTCGCCTCTACCTACACTATCCTGGCCACCTTCCCATCAAAGCAAGCGGCGCAGAGCGCGCTGCTAAAACTCAACACCTCCATCGGCGCGTTTAGACTCAAGGCCATTCAGAGGGCTGGCTCTCAGTGA
- the LOC113657018 gene encoding R3H domain-containing protein 1 isoform X2, with protein MRMSEVALEERGFDTMKVLESDVPPEPHSPAHEHNAAHEHNATHTQHQDHTQNKCVQEQSCADLSNQTQPSTTTGQPMRRSKSNAKVKLVRSLAVCEESSPPTISEPSHQDKIHLQLSQASEKEEAASGDEEHVEKSPEKTERADKAPRRSLSRDPSQEYTDSTGIDLHEFLVNTLKNNPRDRMMLLKLEQDILDFIGNNESHKRKFPPMTSYHRMLLHRVAAYFGLEHNVDQSGKSVIINKTSNTRIPDQKFSEHIKDDKTDDFQKRYILKRDSLSLDQEDGRLRMRLKDDRRSKSIEEREEEYQRARERIFAQDGQDHFQLDKRMQEDMGYISSHQKRQIFRLRDSSSENEPRSLEPRPWSSTDSDSSHRNGRPAITKASSFSSISVLIRRDSTASSRSTGRLSKTGSDSCSSVGSSTGSLSRPALSLPIQAVPAPTRCVAEGTRDLGPPSSATNTTAHADTNTSANANTSYYLLPLEASGIPAGSVLLHSQTGQPFTNPDGSAVVYNPGLTSQQGRGQQPMAPPPPPPQHQPTNHVVTQHCGQCVQYSAISYPPPLLPVPLNQHYTVDSLGNQFSQLSLAPSEVPDHQTGVFSHSMVLQNQAPTGYVLQPGQHVSVPTYPPPTQSIQQQGYIQQPVQQMSACYCAPGQYPHSTQHYRPVTPVHYSGPQSQPLPPQQPGYQTVMPSQAPNYQGMMGAQQPQSQSLVSNQPGITNQIQGMVVQYPPMPHYQGSQNVLQPAYQQQLVVQGPTNQTQMPSASMQVYYSVLPPSQHSTVSSTVGFLPPPGSEQMQFPRATSPCGSQPIPAQQCTGVPPAPPGGSGVLMMQLSMPPPPPATTQWKQNKYYSLDQQHQHHGSKPSELGLVDASQVRSHQNSPQLTSPAPSPAHSPGPPHLANLKGIHPGLAPLPIMHQFSRPFLQGDGRYPLLGQPLQYSHPIRPPLMHGSHLVNHHYHHHHQGPMGIRHGGRGRRPTKKSLSTDSNTGEIATGRVLEVTDLPAGISRAEADSLLAELGKAGALIKWLPEQSQHPQRSDSSVTADTSAMTPRDLASTYTILATFPSKQAAQSALLKLNTSIGAFRLKAIQRAGSQ; from the exons ATGAGAATGTCTGAAGTTGCGCTGGAGGAAAGAGGCTTCGACACGATGAAAGTCTTAGAGAGTGACGTCCCTCCCGAACCGCACAGCCCCGCACACGAACACAACGCCGCACACGAACACAAcgccacacacacgcagcaccaagatcacacacaaaacaagtgTGTGCAAGAACAGAGCTGCGCGGACCTCAGTAACCAAACACAG CCGTCCACCACAACGGGACAGCCGATGAGACGCTCCAAG TCAAACGCAAAAGTTAAGTTAGTCCGGAGTTTGGCGGTGTGTGAAGAATCGTCGCCACCCACAATCTCAGAGCCGTCACACCAG GATAAGATCCATTTGCAGCTCAGCCAGGCTTCGGAGAAAGAGGAAGCTGCCAGCGGGGATGAAGAGCACGTCGAGAAGAGCCCGGAAAAGACAGAGCGAGCCGACAAAGCGCCAAGAAGATCACTGtcgagag acccCAGTCAGGAGTACACTGACTCCACAGGCATCGATCTCCATGAATTTCTGGTCAACACACTGAAGAATAATCCTCG GGACCGAATGATGCTGCTGAAGCTGGAGCAGGACATTCTGGACTTCATCGGTAACAATGA GTCCCACAAGAGGAAGTTCCCCCCAATGACATCATACCACCGGATGCTGCTGCACAGAGTGGCGGCGTATTTCGGCCTGGAACACAACGTGGACCAGAGCGGCAAATCGGTCATCATCAACAAAACCAGCAATACCAGGAT ACCTGATCAGAAGTTCTCCGAGCACATAAAAGACGACAAAACCGACGATTTCCAAAAGCGCTACATCCTGAAGAGGGACAGCTTGAGTCTAGACCAGGAGGATGGAAGG CTAAGGATGCGCCTGAAGGACGACCGGAGGAGCAAATCCAtcgaggagagagaggaagagtaccaaagagcgagagagcgaatCTTCGCTCAGGAT GGTCAGGATCATTTCCAGCTTGATAAAAG GATGCAGGAGGATATGGGTTACATTAGCAGCCACCAGAAACGGCAAATCTTCAG gttgAGGGACAGCAGCTCGGAGAACGAGCCGAGAAGCCTGGAGCCTCGGCCGTGGAGCAGCACAGACTCGGACAGCTCGCACAGAAACGGCAGACCGGCCATCACTAAAGCCAGCAGCTTCAGCAGCATCAGCGTGTTGATACGCAGAGACAGCACTGCTAGCAGCAGGAGCACTGGGAGACTGTCTAAaacgg GTTCTGACTCCTGTAGTAGTGTAGGTTCGTCTACCGGCTCGCTGTCTCGCCCTGCCTTGTCGTTACCCATCCAAGCTGTGCCGGCTCCGACCAGGTGTGTGGCTGAGGGCACCAGAGACCTGGGCCCTCCGAGCTCCGCAACCAACACTACAGCCCATGCTGATACTAACACTAGTGCTAACGCTAACACAAGCTACTACCTCCTTCCTCTGGAGGCCTCGGGCATCCCAGCGGGCAGCGTGCTGCTACACTCTCAAACAG GTCAGCCGTTCACCAACCCTGACGGCAGCGCTGTGGTCTACAACCCTGGCTTGACATCACAGCAGGGGAGGGGCCAGCAGCCCATGGCTCCGCCTCCTCCGCCTCCACAGCACCAGCCAACCAATCATGTTGTGACTCAG CATTGTGGTCAGTGTGTGCAGTACTCAGCGATCTCTTATCCTCCTCCGCTCCTGCCTGTTCCTCTAAACCAACACTACACTGTg GACAGTCTGGGGAACCAGTTCAGCCAGTTAAGCCTGGCACCCAGCGAAGTGCCAGACCACCAGACGGGCGTCTTTTCCCACTCCATGGTGCTCCAGAATCAGGCCCCCACCGGCTACGTGCTCCAGCCTGGTCAGCATGTCTCTGTGCCCACGTACCCACCACCTACACAAAGCATCCAGCAGCAGGGATACATCCAGCAGCCTGTGCagcag aTGTCAGCGTGTTACTGCGCTCCTGGTCAGTATCCCCACTCGACCCAGCACTACAGACCAGTCACCCCAGTACACTACAGCGGCCCCCAGAGTCAACCACTACCACCACAacaaccag GTTATCAGACAGTCATGCCCAGTCAAGCTCCCAACTACCAAGGCATGATGGGAGCTCAGCAGCCTCAGAGCCAATCACTGGTCAGTAACCAGCCTGGgataaccaatcagattcagggCATGGTGGTGCAGTACCCGCCCATGCCGCACTATCAG ggctcGCAGAATGTTCTTCAGCCAGCCTATCAGCAGCAACTGGTTGTGCAGGGACCGACCAATCAGACACAGATGCCCTCAGCCAGCATGCAGGTGTACTACAGTGTGCTGCCCCCAAGCCAACACTCCACTGTtag CTCCACCGTGGGCTTCCTGCCACCTCCGGGTTCCGAGCAGATGCAGTTCCCCAGGGCCAcctctccctgtggctctcaACCGATCCCAGCGCAGCAGTGCACAG GTGTGCCTCCAGCACCCCCTGGTGGTAGCGGTGTGCTGATGATGCAGCTGAGTATGCCTCCTCCGCCTCCTGCCACCACCCAGTGGAAACAGAACAAATACTACAGCCTGGACCAGCAGCATCAGCACCATGGCTCCAAGCCGTCAGAGCTGGGCCTGGTCGACGCATCACAGGTCCGTTCACATCAG aacAGTCCTCAGCTGACCAGCCCCGCCCCTTCTCCTGCCCACTCTCCTGGTCCGCCCCATCTGGCCAATCTAAAGGGAATCCATCCTGGTCTCGCCCCTCTTCCAATAATGCATCAGTTCTCTCGACCCTTCCTTCAAG GTGATGGCAGGTATCCCTTACTCGGACAGCCTCTACAGTACAGCCATCCCATCCGACCTCCTCTAATGCACGGCTCTCATCTGGTCAACCACCactaccatcatcaccatcag GGTCCTATGGGAATCCGTCATGGGGGGCGTGGCCGAAGACCGACAAAGAAATCACTGTCCACTGATAGTAACACAGGGGAGATAG CTACCGGTCGTGTTCTGGAGGTGACGGACCTGCCAGCAGGCATCAGCCGTGCCGAGGCCGACTCTCTGCTGGCAGAGCTGGGCAAGGCAGGCGCTCTGATCAAATGGCTGCCGGAGCAGTCGCAGCATCCCCAGCGCTCAGACAGCTCCGTGACCGCCGACACCTCGGCCATGACCCCACGTGACCTCGCCTCTACCTACACTATCCTGGCCACCTTCCCATCAAAGCAAGCGGCGCAGAGCGCGCTGCTAAAACTCAACACCTCCATCGGCGCGTTTAGACTCAAGGCCATTCAGAGGGCTGGCTCTCAGTGA